The Strix uralensis isolate ZFMK-TIS-50842 chromosome 23, bStrUra1, whole genome shotgun sequence genome has a segment encoding these proteins:
- the TMEM269 gene encoding transmembrane protein 269 isoform X1, which translates to MWMVSPPVDEGSHQLVWLWDHGKGVFQSTKKLFLSERAGRGRTLEFIRKNAANGLSVANLVAGLSSILCSLNRQYHHSCWLLLVGFLLDLADGAVARQLDACSALGAKLDDFADFTTFGLATALLLQPQGVLDGLLAIAYVMAVFARLCFFSSAGIPFTYRGLPCPYASSLLAGTFLLTGGNVTLLRVTAVVMILFMVDRGFYPHDKVLESQLWKKLVYAGGVVAVLFSPTAVASVYCLAWSTSYIIFPFAVWSCKA; encoded by the exons ATGTGGATGGTGTCACCGCCGGTCG atgaagGATCTCACCAGCTTGTCTGGCTTTGGGACCACGGCAAAG GTGTTTTCCAGTCCACGAAGAAGCTGTTCCTGAGCGAGCGGGCGGGCCGCGGTCGGACGCTGGAGTTCATCCGGAAAAACGCCGCCAACGGGCTCTCCGTGGCCAATCTGGTGGCAGGGCTCTCCTCCATCCTCTGCAGCCTCAATAG gcaatACCACCACTcgtgctggctgctgctggtgggattTCTGCTCGATTTGGCCGACGGAGCCGTCGCCCGACAGCTCGACGCCTGCTCGGCGCTGG GTGCCAAACTGGATGATTTCGCCGATTTCACCACCTTCGGGCTGGCCacggctctgctgctgcagccgcAGGGTGTCCTGGATGGGCTACTGGCCATCGCCTACGTGATGGCCGTATTCGCTCGCCTCTGCTTCTTCTCCAGCG CAGGGATCCCCTTCACCTACCGGGGGCTGCCCTGTCCCTACGCCTCCTCGCTGCTGGCGGGCACCTTCCTGCTGACGGGGGGTAACGTCACCCTGCTGCGTGTCACCGCCGTCGTCATGATCCTCTTCATGGTCGATCGGGGTTTCTACCCCCACGACAAGGTGCTGGAGTCCCAGCTCTGGAAGAAATTGGTTTACGCCGGAG GGGTGGTGGCCGTCCTCTTCTCACCGACGGCGGTGGCTTCCGTCTATTGCCTCGCCTGGTCGACATCCTACATCATCTTCCCCTTCGCTGTCTGGAGCTGCAAAGCCTAA
- the TMEM269 gene encoding transmembrane protein 269 isoform X2: MWMVSPPVDEGSHQLVWLWDHGKGVFQSTKKLFLSERAGRGRTLEFIRKNAANGLSVANLVAGLSSILCSLNRQYHHSCWLLLVGFLLDLADGAVARQLDACSALGAKLDDFADFTTFGLATALLLQPQGVLDGLLAIAYVMAVFARLCFFSSGIPFTYRGLPCPYASSLLAGTFLLTGGNVTLLRVTAVVMILFMVDRGFYPHDKVLESQLWKKLVYAGGVVAVLFSPTAVASVYCLAWSTSYIIFPFAVWSCKA; the protein is encoded by the exons ATGTGGATGGTGTCACCGCCGGTCG atgaagGATCTCACCAGCTTGTCTGGCTTTGGGACCACGGCAAAG GTGTTTTCCAGTCCACGAAGAAGCTGTTCCTGAGCGAGCGGGCGGGCCGCGGTCGGACGCTGGAGTTCATCCGGAAAAACGCCGCCAACGGGCTCTCCGTGGCCAATCTGGTGGCAGGGCTCTCCTCCATCCTCTGCAGCCTCAATAG gcaatACCACCACTcgtgctggctgctgctggtgggattTCTGCTCGATTTGGCCGACGGAGCCGTCGCCCGACAGCTCGACGCCTGCTCGGCGCTGG GTGCCAAACTGGATGATTTCGCCGATTTCACCACCTTCGGGCTGGCCacggctctgctgctgcagccgcAGGGTGTCCTGGATGGGCTACTGGCCATCGCCTACGTGATGGCCGTATTCGCTCGCCTCTGCTTCTTCTCCAGCG GGATCCCCTTCACCTACCGGGGGCTGCCCTGTCCCTACGCCTCCTCGCTGCTGGCGGGCACCTTCCTGCTGACGGGGGGTAACGTCACCCTGCTGCGTGTCACCGCCGTCGTCATGATCCTCTTCATGGTCGATCGGGGTTTCTACCCCCACGACAAGGTGCTGGAGTCCCAGCTCTGGAAGAAATTGGTTTACGCCGGAG GGGTGGTGGCCGTCCTCTTCTCACCGACGGCGGTGGCTTCCGTCTATTGCCTCGCCTGGTCGACATCCTACATCATCTTCCCCTTCGCTGTCTGGAGCTGCAAAGCCTAA
- the CELA3B gene encoding chymotrypsin-like elastase family member 3B, whose product MLSLLLLLVAGGSRAAVLPDSRVVNGEDAKPYSWPWQISLQYERDGTFRHTCGGSLIAPDWVMTAAHCISSSRTYEVVLGEYDMGAGEGPEQRIPVDPADIFVHPKWRSSCVACGNDIALLKLQRPAVLNTQVQTGRLPPAGTILPNGYPCYLSGWGRLATGGALPDRLQQALLPVVDYEHCTQPDWWGALAIRRTMICAGGAEKAGCNGDSGGPLNCQAADGHWEVHGIASFVSGLGCNAPKKPTVFTRVSAFEDWIAETMSQN is encoded by the exons ATGCTGAGCCTCCTCTTACTGCTGGTGGCCGGTG GCAGCCGGGCCGCGGTGCTGCCAGACTCACGGGTGGTCAACGGGGAGGATGCCAAACCCTATAGCTGGCCCTGGCAG ATCTCGCTGCAGTATGAGCGGGACGGCACCTTCCGCCACACCTGCGGCGGCTCCCTCATCGCGCCCGACTGGGTGATGACGGCTGCGCACTGCATCTC CTCCTCGCGCACCTACGAGGTGGTGCTGGGCGAGTACGacatgggtgctggggagggccCCGAGCAGCGCATCCCCGTGGACCCCGCCGACATCTTCGTCCACCCCAAATGGCGAAGCTCCTGTGTTGCCTGCGG CAATGACATCGCCCTGCTGAAGCTGCAGCGCCCGGCGGTGCTCAACACCCAGGTGCAGACGGGGCGGCTGCCGCCGGCGGGCACCATCCTGCCCAATGGGTACCCCTGTTACCTGAGCGGCTGGGGGCGGCTGGCCA CGGGGGGGGCGCTGCCCGATCGGCTGCAGCAGGCGCTGCTGCCCGTGGTGGACTACGAGCACTGCACCCAGCCCGACTGGTGGGGCGCCCTGGCCATCCGCCGCACCATGATCTGCGCCGGCGGCGCCGAGAAGGCCGGCTGCAAC GGCGACTCGGGGGGTCCCCTGAACTGCCAGGCGGCTGACGGGCACTGGGAGGTGCACGGCATCGCCAGCTTCGTCTCGGGGCTGGGCTGCAACGCGCCCAAGAAGCCGACGGTCTTCACCCGCGTCTCCGCCTTCGAGGACTGGATCGCTGAG ACCATGAGCCAGAACTGA
- the SVBP gene encoding small vasohibin-binding protein isoform X1 — translation MRRAGGAPPPPSCLGHGPAAMEPSAGGRKERPKPREPAARLEKAKQKSAQQELKQRQRAEIYALNRVMTELEQQQFDSFCKQMQGSGE, via the exons ATGCGCCGAGcgggcggggcgccgccgccgccatcttgcctCGGGCACGGCCCCGCCG ccatggAGCCGAGCGCGGGGGGGCGGAAGGAGAGGCCGAAGCCCCGGGAGCCGGCAGCTCGCCTGGAGAAGGCCAAGCAGAAATCAGCCCAGCAGGAGCTGAAGCAGCGGCAGAGGGCGGAG ATCTACGCCCTCAACCGAGTGATgacagagctggagcagcagcagtttgaCTCCTTCTGCAAGCAGATGCAGGGCTCCGGCGAGTGA
- the SVBP gene encoding small vasohibin-binding protein isoform X2, translated as MEPSAGGRKERPKPREPAARLEKAKQKSAQQELKQRQRAEIYALNRVMTELEQQQFDSFCKQMQGSGE; from the exons atggAGCCGAGCGCGGGGGGGCGGAAGGAGAGGCCGAAGCCCCGGGAGCCGGCAGCTCGCCTGGAGAAGGCCAAGCAGAAATCAGCCCAGCAGGAGCTGAAGCAGCGGCAGAGGGCGGAG ATCTACGCCCTCAACCGAGTGATgacagagctggagcagcagcagtttgaCTCCTTCTGCAAGCAGATGCAGGGCTCCGGCGAGTGA
- the TMEM269 gene encoding transmembrane protein 269 isoform X3 codes for MWMVSPPVGVFQSTKKLFLSERAGRGRTLEFIRKNAANGLSVANLVAGLSSILCSLNRQYHHSCWLLLVGFLLDLADGAVARQLDACSALGAKLDDFADFTTFGLATALLLQPQGVLDGLLAIAYVMAVFARLCFFSSAGIPFTYRGLPCPYASSLLAGTFLLTGGNVTLLRVTAVVMILFMVDRGFYPHDKVLESQLWKKLVYAGGVVAVLFSPTAVASVYCLAWSTSYIIFPFAVWSCKA; via the exons ATGTGGATGGTGTCACCGCCGGTCG GTGTTTTCCAGTCCACGAAGAAGCTGTTCCTGAGCGAGCGGGCGGGCCGCGGTCGGACGCTGGAGTTCATCCGGAAAAACGCCGCCAACGGGCTCTCCGTGGCCAATCTGGTGGCAGGGCTCTCCTCCATCCTCTGCAGCCTCAATAG gcaatACCACCACTcgtgctggctgctgctggtgggattTCTGCTCGATTTGGCCGACGGAGCCGTCGCCCGACAGCTCGACGCCTGCTCGGCGCTGG GTGCCAAACTGGATGATTTCGCCGATTTCACCACCTTCGGGCTGGCCacggctctgctgctgcagccgcAGGGTGTCCTGGATGGGCTACTGGCCATCGCCTACGTGATGGCCGTATTCGCTCGCCTCTGCTTCTTCTCCAGCG CAGGGATCCCCTTCACCTACCGGGGGCTGCCCTGTCCCTACGCCTCCTCGCTGCTGGCGGGCACCTTCCTGCTGACGGGGGGTAACGTCACCCTGCTGCGTGTCACCGCCGTCGTCATGATCCTCTTCATGGTCGATCGGGGTTTCTACCCCCACGACAAGGTGCTGGAGTCCCAGCTCTGGAAGAAATTGGTTTACGCCGGAG GGGTGGTGGCCGTCCTCTTCTCACCGACGGCGGTGGCTTCCGTCTATTGCCTCGCCTGGTCGACATCCTACATCATCTTCCCCTTCGCTGTCTGGAGCTGCAAAGCCTAA
- the TRIM62 gene encoding E3 ubiquitin-protein ligase TRIM62 has protein sequence MACSLKDELLCSICLSIYQDPVSFGCEHYFCRRCITEHWVRQEPQGTRDCPECRRTFAEPTLAPSLKLANIVERYSAFPLDAILGAQRSPFPCKDHEKVKLFCLTDRAVVCFFCDEPAVHEQHQVTNVDDAFEELQRELKEQLQGLQESERGHTEALHLLKRQLAETKSSAKSLRVTIGEAFERLHRLLRERQKAMLEELEADTARTLTDIEQKIQRYSQQLRKVQEGSQILQERLAEADKHVFLAGVASLSERLKGKIHETNLTYEDFPTSKYMGPLQYTIWKSLFQDIHPVPAALTLDPGTAHHRLILSDDCTIVAYGNLHPQPLQDSPKRFDVEVSVLGSEAFGGGVHYWEVVVSEKTQWMIGLAHEAVTRKGSIQIQPSRGFYCIVMHDGNQYSACTEPWTRLNVKSKLEKVGVFLDYDKGLLIFYNADDMSWLYTFRERFPGKLCSYFSPGQSHANGKNVQPLRINTVRI, from the exons ATGGCTTGCAGCCTGAAGGACgagctgctctgctccatctgcCTGAGCATCTACCAGGACCCGGTGAGCTTCGGCTGCGAGCACTACTTCTGCCGCCGGTGCATCACCGAGCACTGGGTGCGCCAGGAGCCCCAGGGCACCCGCGACTGCCCCGAGTGTCGCCGAACCTTCGCCGAACCCACCCTGGCCCCCAGCCTCAAGCTGGCCAACATCGTGGAGCGTTACAGCGCCTTCCCCTTGGACGCCATCCTGGGTGCCCAacgcagccccttcccctgcaagGACCACGAGAAGGTCAAGCTCTTCTGCCTCACCGACCGCGCCGTCGTCTGCTTCTTCTGCGACGAGCCCGCCGTGCACGAGCAGCACCAGGTCACCAACGTGGACGATGCGTTCGAGGAGCTGCAG cgGGAGCTGAAGGAGCAgctccaggggctgcaggagagTGAGCGCGGCCACACCGAAGCCCTGCACCTCCTCAAACGGCAGCTGGCCGAGACCAAG TCTTCAGCCAAGAGCCTGCGGGTGACTATCGGGGAGGCTTTTGAGCGGTTGCACCGGCTGCTGCGGGAGCGGCAGAAGGCgatgctggaggagctggaggcggACACGGCGCGGACGCTGACCGACATCGAGCAGAAGATCCAACGCTACAGCCAGCAGCTCCGCAAGGTGCAGGAGGGCAGCCAGATCCTCCAGGAGCGCTTGGCCGAAGCCGACAAACACGTCTTTTTAGCCGGCGTCGCGTCCCTTTCCGAGAG GCTGAAGGGGAAGATCCACGAGACCAACCTGACCTACGAGGACTTTCCCACCTCGAAATACATGGGGCCGCTGCAGTACACCATCTGGAAATCCCTTTTCCAGGATATCCATCCCG TGCCGGCAGCCCTGACGCTGGACCCCGGCACGGCTCACCACCGCCTCATCCTCTCCGACGACTGCACCATCGTGGCTTACGGCAACCTACACCCCCAACCGCTGCAGGACTCCCCCAAACGCTTCGACGTGGAGGTCTCGGTCTTGGGTTCGGAGGCTTTCGGTGGCGGGGTCCACTACTGGGAGGTGGTGGTCTCCGAGAAGACCCAGTGGATGATCGGTTTGGCCCACGAAGCCGTCACCCGTAAAGGCAGCATCCAAATTCAACCCAGCCGAGGTTTTTATTGCATCGTCATGCACGACGGTAACCAGTACAGCGCCTGCACCGAGCCCTGGACCCGGCTCAATGTCAAGAGCAAGTTGGAGAAGGTGGGGGTCTTCCTGGACTACGACAAGGGGCTTCTCATCTTCTACAACGCCGACGACATGTCCTGGCTCTACACCTTTCGGGAGAGGTTTCCCGGCAAGCTCTGCTCTTATTTTAGTCCCGGGCAGAGTCACGCCAACGGGAAGAACGTCCAACCCCTCCGCATCAACACCGTTCGCATCTAA
- the TMEM269 gene encoding transmembrane protein 269 isoform X4, which translates to MWMVSPPVGVFQSTKKLFLSERAGRGRTLEFIRKNAANGLSVANLVAGLSSILCSLNRQYHHSCWLLLVGFLLDLADGAVARQLDACSALGAKLDDFADFTTFGLATALLLQPQGVLDGLLAIAYVMAVFARLCFFSSGIPFTYRGLPCPYASSLLAGTFLLTGGNVTLLRVTAVVMILFMVDRGFYPHDKVLESQLWKKLVYAGGVVAVLFSPTAVASVYCLAWSTSYIIFPFAVWSCKA; encoded by the exons ATGTGGATGGTGTCACCGCCGGTCG GTGTTTTCCAGTCCACGAAGAAGCTGTTCCTGAGCGAGCGGGCGGGCCGCGGTCGGACGCTGGAGTTCATCCGGAAAAACGCCGCCAACGGGCTCTCCGTGGCCAATCTGGTGGCAGGGCTCTCCTCCATCCTCTGCAGCCTCAATAG gcaatACCACCACTcgtgctggctgctgctggtgggattTCTGCTCGATTTGGCCGACGGAGCCGTCGCCCGACAGCTCGACGCCTGCTCGGCGCTGG GTGCCAAACTGGATGATTTCGCCGATTTCACCACCTTCGGGCTGGCCacggctctgctgctgcagccgcAGGGTGTCCTGGATGGGCTACTGGCCATCGCCTACGTGATGGCCGTATTCGCTCGCCTCTGCTTCTTCTCCAGCG GGATCCCCTTCACCTACCGGGGGCTGCCCTGTCCCTACGCCTCCTCGCTGCTGGCGGGCACCTTCCTGCTGACGGGGGGTAACGTCACCCTGCTGCGTGTCACCGCCGTCGTCATGATCCTCTTCATGGTCGATCGGGGTTTCTACCCCCACGACAAGGTGCTGGAGTCCCAGCTCTGGAAGAAATTGGTTTACGCCGGAG GGGTGGTGGCCGTCCTCTTCTCACCGACGGCGGTGGCTTCCGTCTATTGCCTCGCCTGGTCGACATCCTACATCATCTTCCCCTTCGCTGTCTGGAGCTGCAAAGCCTAA